A single Pseudomonas sp. HN11 DNA region contains:
- a CDS encoding MFS transporter, producing MTPSLTLSASSDRLPIGALLALAMTGFICILTETLPAGLLPLISEGLAISPSMAGQMVTAYALGSVLAVIPMTIATRGWRRRNVLLLTIVGFLLFNSITALSSHYGVTLVARFFAGVAAGLAWSLLAGYARRMVAPHQQGRALALAMVGTPIALSLGVPLGTWLGGLVGWRTTFGLMSAVSLVLIAWVLVKVPDYAPQPAHQRLSLGQVLTTPGVRPVLAVVISWMLAHNILYTYIAPFVAPAGLADRVDLVLLVFGIAALAGIWITARLVEPLLRNTVLISLAVFGCFSLVLGLFGKLPAVIYLGVAVWGLSFGGAATLLQTALADAAGDGADVALSLNVVAWNSAIAGSGVVGGVLLDTWGVASFPWAMLVLIGVSFVIAWAARTHGFKPGRRAGAVVVAH from the coding sequence GTGACACCCTCACTCACGTTATCGGCGTCATCCGACCGCCTGCCCATCGGCGCGTTACTCGCCCTGGCCATGACCGGCTTTATCTGCATCCTCACCGAAACCTTGCCCGCTGGCCTCCTGCCGTTGATCAGCGAGGGCCTGGCGATTTCGCCGTCCATGGCCGGGCAGATGGTCACTGCGTACGCCTTGGGTTCGGTGCTGGCGGTGATCCCCATGACCATTGCCACCCGTGGCTGGCGTCGGCGCAACGTGTTGTTGCTGACCATCGTCGGTTTCTTGTTGTTCAACTCCATCACTGCGTTGTCATCCCACTATGGCGTGACCCTGGTGGCGCGTTTCTTTGCCGGTGTGGCCGCGGGGTTGGCCTGGAGCCTGCTGGCCGGTTACGCCCGGCGCATGGTCGCGCCGCATCAACAGGGCAGGGCGCTGGCGCTGGCGATGGTGGGTACGCCGATCGCGTTGTCATTGGGTGTGCCGTTGGGCACCTGGCTGGGTGGGCTGGTGGGCTGGCGCACGACCTTTGGGCTGATGTCGGCGGTGAGCCTGGTGCTGATTGCGTGGGTGCTGGTAAAAGTCCCGGACTACGCGCCTCAACCTGCACATCAACGCCTTTCCCTGGGCCAAGTGCTGACCACGCCGGGCGTGCGACCGGTGTTGGCGGTGGTGATCAGTTGGATGCTGGCGCACAACATTCTCTACACCTACATTGCGCCGTTCGTGGCGCCTGCAGGGCTGGCCGACAGGGTTGATCTGGTGTTGCTGGTGTTCGGGATTGCTGCGCTGGCCGGCATCTGGATCACGGCGAGGCTGGTGGAGCCGCTATTACGCAACACGGTACTCATCAGCCTGGCGGTGTTTGGTTGCTTCTCGCTGGTGTTGGGGCTGTTCGGCAAGTTGCCCGCGGTGATCTACCTCGGCGTGGCGGTATGGGGCCTGAGCTTCGGCGGCGCGGCAACCTTGTTGCAAACCGCCCTGGCGGATGCGGCGGGCGATGGCGCGGATGTGGCGTTGTCGCTGAACGTGGTGGCGTGGAACAGCGCGATTGCCGGCAGCGGCGTGGTCGGCGGTGTGTTGCTGGATACCTGGGGCGTGGCGTCGTTCCCGTGGGCGATGCTGGTATTGATCGGCGTGTCGTTTGTAATCGCCTGGGCCGCTCGTACCCATGGTTTCAAGCCGGGAAGACGGGCGGGTGCTGTAGTCGTTGCGCATTAA